Part of the Aureitalea marina genome, TGCCTCTGCTTCCGAACTGATCAATTCATCCTTTAAACTGGGCAATAAGTATTGGTTAACTGTCTTTGGGTTGATCATCATCAGTCAGTTTCTAGCTCAACTTGGAGTCATACTTTGTGTGATCGGACTTTTCTTTACAGTCAATTTTGTGCACGTTCCCATTTATCTGTTCTACAGGGATAGTGTTGGATTCGATCAGGAATAGGTGCCGAAAACCTATCCCATCCTGGCCTAATTGACCCTTGACCGGTCAATGATCTCGATGGCCTGCTTCTGGTCACCCCAGCCTTGAGAACGAGTTTCATCCTGGTCGTAGTTCAGGAACCAACTCTCTATGATTTCCAATAGTTGTGGGTATTTGGCTCTAAGTTCTTCCAAAGTCTCAGACTGAATAGTCCTGTCACTGACCTTAGCAGGGATAGCGAGTATTTTGTAATCCTGTTCGCCTTCGTCAATTAGCTTAAGTACACCAATCGGTATGGTTTCTATAACAGTTCCCGTAGACAGGCTGGTACAAAGTACCAAAACGTCCAAAGCGTCACCATCGCCGCCTTGTGCTATAGCGCTTTTAGTAGAGGCGATAAATCCGTAATTGGCCGGATAGGGGAGATAATCAATGACCCGGTCCTCGCCATTTCGCTGGTCGGGGATAAAGCGCTTACTGGTCTTGTCGTATTCG contains:
- a CDS encoding inorganic diphosphatase — encoded protein: MAFLLVNLSCSEQIDPEQIPVQTENGNYNSIIEIPAGTNLKIEYDKTSKRFIPDQRNGEDRVIDYLPYPANYGFIASTKSAIAQGGDGDALDVLVLCTSLSTGTVIETIPIGVLKLIDEGEQDYKILAIPAKVSDRTIQSETLEELRAKYPQLLEIIESWFLNYDQDETRSQGWGDQKQAIEIIDRSRVN